The Plectropomus leopardus isolate mb chromosome 22, YSFRI_Pleo_2.0, whole genome shotgun sequence genome includes a window with the following:
- the LOC121961197 gene encoding thymidine phosphorylase, giving the protein MFSIPDLIRKKRDGGEFTEEDIKTFIHSVTNKTIQECQTGAMLMAIWQKGMAVKEIETLTREMMLSGDVMSWPKEWAGLMVDKHSTGGVGDKVSLVLAPALAACGCKVPMISGRGLAHTGGTLDKLESIPGYNIHQSTAQILKILDSVGCCIVGQTEMLVPADRVLYALRDVTSTVDSLPLITGSIISKKGAESLKALVLDVKFGRAALYKDLESAKELAQLLVNVGNGLGMKTAAALSSMAGTIGRCVGNSVEVIESLETLKGRGPDDLMELVTTLGGLLLQMTDLASDLPDGRRQISEAVIGGAALSKFQAMMEAQGVANETARSLCSADTDYYSILRKSEHQMDLKTPTEGVVIDIDGMALAVVLHKLGAGRSKAGEPVNHSVGAELQVSLGQRVKKGATWLRLHYEDPAPTPDQIRRLQSALTLGTHETKQKHTLVKEILLPY; this is encoded by the exons ATGTTCTCCATCCCAGATCTGATCAGGAAGaagagagacggaggagagTTCACCGAGGAAGACATCAAAACCTTCATCCACAGTGTGACAAACAAAACTATACAGGAATGTCAGACAG GCGCCATGCTGATGGCCATCTGGCAGAAAGGAATGGCCGTTAAGGAAATCGAGACCCTGACCAGGGAGATGATGTTATCGGGAGACGTGATGTCATGGCCGAAGGAGTGGGCGGGGCTTATGGTCGACAAACACTCGACGGGAGGGGTGGGAGATAAAGTCAGTCTGGTGTTAGCGCCCGCGCTCGCTGCCTGTGGCTGTAAG GTGCCGATGATCAGTGGGCGGGGCTTGGCTCACACAGGAGGAACTCTGGATAAACTGGAGTCGATTCCAGGATACAACATCCATCAATCAACAGCTCAG aTCCTTAAGATCCTGGACTCAGTGGGCTGTTGCATTGTGGGTCAGACGGAGATGTTGGTTCCTGCAGATCGAGTCCTGTACGCTCTGCGGGACGTCACCAGCACCGTGGACAGCCTGCCACTAATTACTG GCTCCATCATCTCAAAGAAAGGAGCAGAGTCTCTGAAAGCTCTGGTGCTGGATGTGAAATTTGGACGAGCTGCTCTGTATAAAGACCTGGAAAGTGCTAAAGAACTAGCACAGTTATTA gTGAACGTAGGGAACGGCCTGGgcatgaaaacagctgcagccCTCAGCTCTATGGCCGGTACGATTGGTCGATGTGTCGGCAACAGTGTGGAGGTGATCGAGTCTCTGGAGACGCTGAAGGGCAGAGGACCCGACGACCTGATGGAGCTCGTCACGACTCTGG GCGGCCTGTTGCTGCAGATGACCGACTTGGCCTCCGACCTTCCTGACGGCAGACGGCAGATTTCTGAGGCTGTGATTGGTGGAGCCGCTCTGTCAAAGTTCCAGGCCATGATGGAGGCTCAGGGCGTAGCCAATGAGACGGCTCGGTCACTTTGCTCCGCCGACACAGATTACTACAGTATTCTGAGAAAATCCGAGCATCAGATGGACCTGAAGACGCCTACAGAGg GTGTCGTCATCGACATCGATGGCATGGCGTTAGCTGTCGTGCTGCATAAACTGGGGGCGGGACGATCAAAGGCGGGAGAACCAGTCAATCACAGCGTAGGGGCGGAGCTACAGGTGTCGCTGGGTCAGAGGGTCAAGAAAg gCGCCACCTGGCTGCGCCTCCATTACGAGGATCCGGCTCCGACTCCAGACCAGATCAGGCGACTGCAGAGCGCTCTGACTTTGGGGACACACGAGacgaaacaaaaacacactttagtGAAGGAAATACTGCTGCCGTACTGA
- the lsm8 gene encoding LSM8 homolog, U6 small nuclear RNA associated → MSTALESYINRTVAIITSDGRMIVGTLKGFDQTINLILDESHERVFSSSQGVEQVVLGLYIVRGDNVAVIGRSTRKQTPLWI, encoded by the exons ATGTCCACCGCCCTGGAGAGCTACATTAACC GCACCGTGGCCATCATCACCTCAGACGGCAGGATGATCGTG ggcaCCCTGAAGGGCTTCGATCAGACCATCAACCTGATCCTGGACGAGAGTCACGAGCGAGTGTTCAGCTCCAGTCAGGGCGTGGAGCAGGTGGTGCTGGGACTTTACATCGTCAGAGGAGACAACGT GGCGGTGATCGGGAGATCGACGAGGAAACAGACTCCACTCTGGATTTAG